The following are from one region of the Nocardioides marmotae genome:
- a CDS encoding alpha-ketoacid dehydrogenase subunit beta, with protein MTDTHTGTGTQKVTLAKALNMGLRAAMEDDEKVLVMGEDVGKLGGVFRITDGLQKDFGEDRVIDSPLAESGIVGTAVGLALRGYRPVVEIQFDGFVYPAYDQIVCQVAKMHFRSQGRSRMPMVIRIPFGGGIGAVEHHSESPEAQFAHTPGLKVVACSNPVDGYWMLQQAIACDDPVVFLEPKRQYHADKADLDVALTPDPLFSSRLVRRGTDVTVLAYGPTVKTALKAAEAASNEGRSLEVIDLRTLSPLDMGPVYESVRRTGRAVVCHEAHVNLGMGAELAARITEECFYSLEAPVLRVGGFDTPYPPSRIEEDFLPDLDRVLDAVDRSLAI; from the coding sequence ATGACCGACACCCACACCGGCACCGGCACCCAGAAGGTCACCCTGGCGAAGGCCCTGAACATGGGCCTGCGCGCCGCGATGGAGGACGACGAGAAGGTCCTGGTCATGGGCGAGGACGTCGGCAAGCTCGGCGGCGTCTTCCGGATCACCGACGGCCTGCAGAAGGACTTCGGCGAGGACCGGGTCATCGACTCCCCGCTGGCGGAGTCCGGCATCGTCGGCACCGCGGTCGGCCTCGCGCTGCGCGGCTACCGGCCCGTGGTCGAGATCCAGTTCGACGGGTTCGTCTACCCCGCCTACGACCAGATCGTCTGCCAGGTCGCGAAGATGCACTTCCGCAGCCAGGGCCGCTCGCGGATGCCGATGGTCATCCGGATCCCGTTCGGCGGCGGCATCGGTGCGGTCGAGCACCACAGCGAGTCGCCCGAGGCGCAGTTCGCGCACACGCCGGGCCTCAAGGTGGTCGCCTGCTCCAACCCCGTCGACGGCTACTGGATGCTCCAGCAGGCCATCGCCTGCGACGACCCGGTGGTCTTCCTCGAGCCCAAGCGGCAGTACCACGCCGACAAGGCCGACCTCGACGTCGCGCTCACGCCCGACCCGCTGTTCTCCTCGCGGCTGGTGCGCCGCGGCACCGACGTCACGGTGCTCGCCTACGGCCCGACGGTGAAGACCGCGCTCAAGGCCGCCGAGGCCGCCTCGAACGAGGGCCGCTCGCTGGAGGTCATCGACCTGCGCACGCTCTCCCCGCTCGACATGGGCCCGGTGTACGAGTCGGTGCGCCGCACCGGCCGCGCGGTGGTGTGCCACGAGGCGCACGTCAACCTCGGCATGGGCGCGGAGCTCGCCGCCCGGATCACCGAGGAGTGCTTCTACTCCCTCGAGGCGCCGGTGCTGCGGGTGGGCGGGTTCGACACGCCGTACCCGCCCTCGCGCATCGAGGAGGACTTCCTGCCCGACCTCGACCGCGTCCTCGACGCCGTCGACCGCTCGCTCGCGATCTGA
- the pdhA gene encoding pyruvate dehydrogenase (acetyl-transferring) E1 component subunit alpha, with product MSHTSGFGPDLAEVFGPSQRDGGPELVQLLTPEGERVHDLPPEFEQFDLDFSAEQLRGFYRDMVLTRRIDTEATALQRHGELGIWAQLLGQEAAQIGAGRALRDQDHVFPTYREHGVAWCRGLDPLRLLGLFRGVDQGSWDPEEFHFGLYTIVIGAQTLHATGYAMGMQRDGVVGTGDPDRDAAVLAHFGDGASSQGDVNEAFIFAASYNAPVVFFCQNNQWAISEPIERQTRIPLYQRALGFGFPGVRVDGNDVLATYAVTQAALQRAREGQGPTLVEAYTYRMGAHTTTDDPTRYRLSDDLEHWKLKDPIARLEVYLKRNGLAEGSFFGDLAEEADQLGATLREGCKAMPDPRALSIFDHVYAEMTEELAAQRDGFAAYAAQFDHNQFDNQFDAAHGEA from the coding sequence GTGAGCCACACGTCCGGATTCGGCCCCGACCTCGCGGAGGTCTTCGGCCCCTCGCAACGAGACGGCGGGCCCGAGCTCGTCCAGCTGCTGACCCCCGAGGGCGAGCGGGTCCACGACCTCCCTCCCGAGTTCGAGCAGTTCGACCTGGACTTCTCCGCCGAGCAGCTGCGCGGGTTCTACCGCGACATGGTGCTGACCCGGCGGATCGACACCGAGGCCACCGCCCTCCAGCGCCACGGCGAGCTCGGCATCTGGGCCCAGCTGCTCGGCCAGGAGGCCGCGCAGATCGGCGCCGGCCGGGCGCTGCGCGACCAGGACCACGTCTTCCCGACCTACCGCGAGCACGGCGTCGCCTGGTGCCGCGGCCTGGACCCGCTGCGCCTGCTCGGCCTCTTCCGCGGTGTCGACCAGGGCTCGTGGGACCCCGAGGAGTTCCACTTCGGGCTCTACACGATCGTCATCGGCGCCCAGACCCTGCACGCCACCGGCTACGCGATGGGCATGCAGCGCGACGGCGTCGTCGGCACCGGCGACCCCGACCGGGACGCCGCGGTCCTCGCGCACTTCGGCGACGGCGCCTCCAGCCAGGGCGACGTGAACGAGGCGTTCATCTTCGCGGCGTCGTACAACGCCCCGGTCGTCTTCTTCTGCCAGAACAACCAGTGGGCCATCTCCGAGCCGATCGAGCGCCAGACGCGGATCCCGCTCTACCAGCGCGCGCTCGGGTTCGGCTTCCCCGGCGTGCGGGTCGACGGCAACGACGTGCTGGCGACGTACGCCGTGACCCAGGCGGCGCTGCAGCGGGCCCGGGAGGGCCAGGGCCCGACGCTGGTGGAGGCCTACACCTACCGGATGGGTGCCCACACGACCACCGACGACCCGACCCGCTACCGGCTCTCCGACGACCTGGAGCACTGGAAGCTCAAGGACCCGATCGCGCGGCTGGAGGTCTACCTCAAGCGCAACGGCCTGGCCGAGGGGTCTTTCTTCGGCGACCTCGCCGAGGAGGCCGACCAGCTCGGCGCGACGCTGCGCGAGGGCTGCAAGGCGATGCCCGACCCGCGGGCGCTGAGCATCTTCGACCACGTCTACGCCGAGATGACCGAGGAGCTCGCCGCCCAGCGCGACGGCTTCGCGGCCTACGCCGCCCAGTTCGACCACAACCAGTTCGACAACCAGTTCGACGCAGCGCACGGGGAGGCCTGA
- a CDS encoding SRPBCC family protein, with product MSDDTDMRVSATELIAAPPEAVFAILADPRQHPRIDGSGTVRGSISGPERLSLGSTFGMSMKMGAPYRIRNKVVEFEEGRLIAWKHLGPHRWRYELEPVDLAGTPGTRVTETWDATYYPGLGRAALRRLGIPEKNRRGIEGTLPKLKAAAEDDAGR from the coding sequence ATGAGCGACGACACCGACATGCGCGTCTCCGCCACCGAGCTGATCGCCGCACCGCCCGAGGCGGTCTTCGCGATCCTCGCCGACCCGCGCCAGCACCCCCGGATCGACGGCTCCGGCACCGTGCGCGGGTCGATCTCCGGGCCCGAGCGGCTCAGCCTGGGCTCGACGTTCGGGATGAGCATGAAGATGGGCGCGCCCTACCGCATCCGCAACAAGGTCGTGGAGTTCGAGGAGGGCCGGCTCATCGCCTGGAAGCACCTCGGCCCGCACCGCTGGCGCTACGAGCTCGAGCCGGTCGACCTGGCCGGCACCCCGGGCACCCGGGTCACCGAGACCTGGGACGCGACGTACTACCCCGGCCTCGGGCGGGCCGCGCTGCGCCGCCTCGGGATCCCGGAGAAGAACCGCCGCGGCATCGAGGGCACGCTGCCCAAGCTCAAGGCCGCCGCCGAGGACGACGCCGGCCGCTGA
- a CDS encoding DUF1360 domain-containing protein — MTSAHTHAHPVGRLVDGYDPDGEVELEGYAGSLTTYGLVLAGIAAAGSASGHHLAERYDLADIALGGLAVHKFTRLVSRSSVAAPVRAPFTRFEGAAGSGEHVESAREDDGRLRATIGKLITCPFCLGVWVGTAYIAGLNLAPRPTRAWAALFAVTALSDTLQHAYSRLRGD, encoded by the coding sequence ATGACCTCCGCGCACACCCATGCCCACCCGGTCGGCCGCCTCGTCGACGGCTACGACCCGGACGGCGAGGTCGAGCTCGAGGGGTACGCCGGCAGCCTGACGACGTACGGCCTGGTCCTCGCCGGCATCGCCGCGGCGGGCTCGGCGTCGGGCCACCACCTCGCCGAGCGCTACGACCTCGCCGACATCGCGCTCGGCGGCCTGGCGGTGCACAAGTTCACCCGGCTGGTGTCGCGGTCCTCGGTGGCGGCGCCGGTGCGGGCGCCGTTCACCCGGTTCGAGGGGGCCGCCGGCTCCGGGGAGCACGTGGAGAGCGCGCGGGAGGACGACGGCCGGCTGCGCGCCACGATCGGGAAGCTGATCACCTGCCCGTTCTGCCTCGGCGTGTGGGTCGGCACCGCCTACATCGCGGGCCTCAACCTCGCGCCGCGGCCCACCCGGGCCTGGGCGGCGCTGTTCGCGGTCACCGCGCTCTCCGACACCCTCCAGCACGCCTACTCGCGGCTGCGCGGCGACTGA
- a CDS encoding cation diffusion facilitator family transporter, producing the protein MGHGHGHGHGHGHAAGRAEDRRRLKVVLAITATVLVVELVGAWLTGSLALLADAGHMATDAAAVVLALAASYVASRGGGPRSTFGLHRAEILAALVNALVLLGVCVYLAYAGVARLLDGGDSHLEAGPMIGFAAVGLVANLVAVVVLRGSTSGSLNMRGATNEVLADTLGSVLALAAGVVAWTTGFDRADPIASLLIAVLIAPRSWVLLRDSVAVLLELAPAGLDLDDVRHHLSHVSGVVDVHDLHAWTITSGIASLSAHVTVTDEALAARGVGPVLDDLGACLAEHFGVRHATFQVEPVSHGAHEDLGEVH; encoded by the coding sequence GTGGGACACGGACACGGGCACGGCCACGGGCACGGGCACGCCGCCGGCCGCGCGGAGGACCGGCGGCGGCTGAAGGTCGTCCTCGCGATCACCGCGACCGTGCTGGTCGTCGAGCTGGTCGGCGCCTGGCTGACCGGGTCCCTGGCGCTGCTGGCCGACGCCGGGCACATGGCCACCGACGCGGCGGCGGTGGTGCTCGCGCTCGCGGCGTCGTACGTCGCCTCCCGCGGCGGCGGCCCGCGCTCGACGTTCGGCCTGCACCGCGCGGAGATCCTCGCGGCCCTGGTCAACGCGCTGGTGCTGCTCGGCGTGTGCGTCTACCTGGCCTACGCCGGCGTCGCCCGGCTGCTCGACGGCGGCGACTCCCACCTCGAGGCCGGCCCGATGATCGGCTTCGCCGCCGTCGGCCTGGTCGCGAACCTCGTCGCCGTGGTGGTCCTGCGCGGCTCGACGAGCGGCTCGCTCAACATGCGCGGGGCGACCAACGAGGTGCTCGCCGACACCCTCGGGTCGGTGCTGGCGCTCGCCGCGGGCGTGGTCGCGTGGACGACCGGCTTCGACCGGGCCGACCCGATCGCCTCGCTGCTCATCGCCGTGCTCATCGCGCCGCGGTCGTGGGTGCTGCTGCGCGACAGCGTGGCGGTGCTCCTGGAGCTCGCCCCGGCCGGGCTCGACCTCGACGACGTGCGCCACCACCTCTCCCACGTGTCCGGGGTCGTCGACGTGCACGACCTGCACGCCTGGACGATCACCAGCGGCATCGCCAGCCTCTCGGCCCACGTGACCGTCACCGACGAGGCGCTGGCCGCCCGCGGCGTCGGGCCGGTGCTCGACGACCTCGGGGCCTGCCTGGCCGAGCACTTCGGGGTGCGGCACGCGACGTTCCAGGTCGAGCCGGTCTCCCACGGCGCGCACGAGGACCTCGGCGAGGTCCACTGA
- a CDS encoding glutathione S-transferase family protein: MAPQATDSDKPTYTEKGKAFDRDMSYIPDRITRVVDGAPRRPEHGPVEGELWPVEPGRYRLVAAKACPWANRAIIVRRLLGLEDVISLGMPGPTHDKRSWTFDLDPDGKDPVLGIERLQDAYVARYPDYPKGITVPAIVEVASGKVVTNDFPWITHDLSFEWRDHHRPGAPDLWPDEVREEMEAVMKRIFTEVNNGVYRCGFAGSQEAYDDAYDRLGTAMDWLEERLADRRFLMGEVVTEADIRLFTTLVRFDAVYHGHFKCNRNKLSEMPVLWAYARDLFQMPGFGETIDFDQIKAHYYVVHTDINPTGIVPKGPDPDVWLTPHGREALGGEPIRPW; encoded by the coding sequence ATGGCTCCCCAGGCGACGGACAGCGACAAGCCGACGTACACCGAGAAGGGCAAGGCCTTCGACCGGGACATGTCCTACATCCCGGACCGGATCACCCGGGTCGTCGACGGCGCCCCGCGCCGCCCCGAGCACGGGCCGGTCGAGGGTGAGCTGTGGCCGGTCGAGCCGGGCCGCTACCGCCTGGTCGCGGCCAAGGCCTGCCCGTGGGCGAACCGCGCGATCATCGTGCGCCGGCTGCTCGGCCTCGAGGACGTCATCTCCCTCGGGATGCCCGGGCCCACCCACGACAAGCGCAGCTGGACCTTCGACCTCGACCCCGACGGCAAGGACCCGGTGCTCGGGATCGAGCGGCTGCAGGACGCCTACGTCGCGCGCTACCCGGACTACCCCAAGGGGATCACCGTGCCGGCGATCGTCGAGGTCGCCTCCGGCAAGGTCGTCACGAACGACTTCCCGTGGATCACCCACGACCTGTCCTTCGAGTGGCGCGACCACCACCGTCCCGGCGCCCCGGACCTGTGGCCCGACGAGGTCCGCGAAGAGATGGAGGCGGTGATGAAGCGGATCTTCACCGAGGTCAACAACGGCGTCTACCGCTGCGGCTTCGCCGGCTCCCAGGAGGCCTACGACGACGCCTACGACCGGCTCGGGACCGCGATGGACTGGCTCGAGGAGCGCCTCGCCGACCGCCGCTTCCTCATGGGCGAGGTCGTCACCGAGGCCGACATCCGGCTGTTCACCACCCTGGTGCGCTTCGACGCGGTCTACCACGGCCACTTCAAGTGCAACCGGAACAAGCTGAGCGAGATGCCGGTGCTGTGGGCCTACGCCCGCGACCTGTTCCAGATGCCCGGCTTCGGCGAGACCATCGACTTCGACCAGATCAAGGCGCACTACTACGTCGTCCACACCGACATCAACCCCACCGGCATCGTGCCGAAGGGGCCCGACCCGGACGTCTGGCTGACCCCGCACGGTCGCGAGGCGCTCGGCGGGGAGCCGATCCGCCCCTGGTGA
- a CDS encoding ribonuclease J: MSHPHPELQKPPRLPRNGLRVVGLGGLGEIGRNMTVFEHRGKLLVVDCGVLFPEEHQPGIDVILPDFSWIRDRLDSVVGLVLTHGHEDHIGGVPYLLRERADIPVIGSRLTLALIREKLKEHRITPVLHEVAEGDRKEYDGFDLEFLAVNHSIPDGLAVAIRTAAGTVLHTGDFKMDQFPLDRRITDLRGFARLGEEGVDLFLTDSTNAEVPGFTMSERDLAPAIEQVFRTAPRRIIVSSFASHVHRIQQVLDTAHAHGRKVAFVGRSMVRNMGVAQDLGYLKVPQGLIVPLDQLERLPANKATLVCTGSQGEPMAALARMANRDHKIRVGEGDTILMASSAVPGNENAISGLINNLSRWGAQVVHKGNAKVHVSGHASAGELVYCYNIVKPRNVMPVHGEWRHLKANADLAIATGVPADHVVIAEDGVVVDLVEGQASIVGKVRSGNVYVDAQTVGGATEATLKDRRTLAEEGVVTVLAIVDADTGKLADPPDFLVRGFVHEPNAFDPAVQVIEKTLARAASEGIGDPQQLEQLLSREIGRWAHRAFRRSPLIIPLVIDA; the protein is encoded by the coding sequence GTGAGCCACCCGCACCCCGAGCTCCAGAAGCCGCCCCGCCTCCCCCGCAACGGCCTCCGCGTCGTCGGACTCGGTGGACTCGGCGAGATCGGCCGCAACATGACCGTCTTCGAGCACCGCGGGAAGCTGCTGGTCGTCGACTGCGGCGTGTTGTTCCCCGAGGAGCACCAGCCGGGCATCGACGTCATCCTCCCGGACTTCAGCTGGATCCGGGACCGCCTCGACTCCGTGGTCGGCCTGGTGCTCACCCACGGCCACGAGGACCACATCGGCGGCGTGCCGTACCTCCTGCGCGAGCGGGCCGACATCCCGGTCATCGGGTCGCGGCTGACGCTGGCGCTGATCCGGGAGAAGCTCAAGGAGCACCGGATCACCCCGGTCCTGCACGAGGTCGCCGAGGGCGACCGCAAGGAGTACGACGGCTTCGACCTGGAGTTCCTCGCGGTCAACCACTCCATCCCTGACGGGCTCGCGGTCGCCATCCGCACCGCGGCCGGCACGGTGCTGCACACCGGCGACTTCAAGATGGACCAGTTCCCGCTGGACCGCCGGATCACCGACCTGCGCGGCTTCGCCCGGCTCGGCGAGGAGGGGGTCGACCTCTTCCTCACCGACTCCACCAACGCCGAGGTCCCGGGCTTCACGATGTCCGAGCGCGACCTCGCGCCGGCGATCGAGCAGGTCTTCCGCACCGCCCCGCGCCGGATCATCGTCTCCAGCTTCGCCAGCCACGTGCACCGCATCCAGCAGGTCCTCGACACCGCCCACGCGCACGGCCGCAAGGTGGCCTTCGTGGGCCGCTCGATGGTCCGCAACATGGGTGTCGCGCAGGACCTGGGCTACCTCAAGGTCCCGCAGGGCCTGATCGTGCCGCTGGACCAGCTCGAGCGGCTCCCGGCCAACAAGGCGACGCTGGTGTGCACCGGCTCCCAGGGCGAGCCGATGGCCGCGCTGGCCCGGATGGCCAACCGCGACCACAAGATCCGCGTCGGCGAGGGCGACACGATCCTCATGGCCAGCTCCGCGGTCCCCGGCAACGAGAACGCCATCTCCGGGCTGATCAACAACCTCAGCCGCTGGGGCGCGCAGGTCGTGCACAAGGGCAACGCCAAGGTGCACGTCTCGGGCCACGCCAGCGCCGGCGAGCTCGTCTACTGCTACAACATCGTCAAGCCGCGCAACGTGATGCCGGTGCACGGCGAGTGGCGCCACCTCAAGGCCAACGCCGACCTCGCGATCGCCACCGGCGTGCCCGCGGACCACGTGGTCATCGCCGAGGACGGCGTCGTCGTCGACCTCGTCGAGGGCCAGGCCAGCATCGTCGGCAAGGTCCGCTCCGGCAACGTGTACGTCGACGCCCAGACCGTCGGCGGCGCCACCGAGGCCACCCTCAAGGACCGCCGCACGCTGGCCGAGGAGGGCGTGGTCACCGTCCTGGCGATCGTCGACGCCGACACCGGCAAGCTGGCCGACCCGCCGGACTTCCTCGTCCGCGGCTTCGTGCACGAGCCGAACGCCTTCGACCCGGCCGTCCAGGTCATCGAGAAGACGCTCGCCCGCGCGGCCTCCGAGGGGATCGGCGACCCCCAGCAGCTCGAGCAGCTGCTGAGCCGCGAGATCGGGCGCTGGGCGCACCGCGCGTTCCGCCGCAGCCCGCTGATCATCCCGCTGGTCATCGACGCCTGA
- the hisC gene encoding histidinol-phosphate transaminase, translating into MSSPQPRPNVADIPPYVAGKPPAVRPGMVSYKLSSNENPYPPLPGVVEAVQQAVGQMNRYPDMGSTALYAKLAETFEVPADHLSVATGSVGLIYQLVQAFCDPGDEVVFAWRSFEAYPIAVTAAAATSVRVPLLPDGRHDLDAMAAAVTDRTKVVLVCTPNNPTGPAITQAELDAFLAQVPGHVLVVVDEAYLEFVRTDDPVDGIATYRRHDNVVLTRTFSKAYGLAGFRVGYAVAPAPIAAALRAVSLPFGVSTVAQVAAIASLERRAELLERVEALVAERTRVVEGLRERGWDVPDAQGNFVWFGLGERTADFALAADELGIVVRPFAGEGARVSIGEPEANDRLLDLATRFPR; encoded by the coding sequence GTGAGCAGCCCGCAGCCCCGCCCGAACGTCGCCGACATCCCGCCGTACGTCGCCGGGAAGCCGCCGGCGGTCCGGCCGGGGATGGTCTCCTACAAGCTCTCCAGCAACGAGAACCCCTACCCGCCGCTGCCCGGCGTCGTCGAGGCCGTGCAGCAGGCCGTGGGGCAGATGAACCGCTACCCCGACATGGGGTCGACCGCGCTCTACGCCAAGCTCGCCGAGACCTTCGAGGTGCCGGCCGACCACCTCTCGGTGGCGACCGGGTCGGTGGGGCTGATCTACCAGCTCGTCCAGGCCTTCTGCGACCCCGGGGACGAGGTCGTCTTCGCGTGGCGCTCCTTCGAGGCCTACCCGATCGCGGTCACCGCGGCGGCCGCGACCTCGGTGCGGGTCCCGCTGCTCCCCGACGGCCGGCACGACCTCGACGCCATGGCCGCGGCGGTCACCGACCGCACCAAGGTGGTGCTGGTCTGCACGCCGAACAACCCGACCGGGCCGGCGATCACGCAGGCCGAGCTGGACGCGTTCCTCGCCCAGGTGCCCGGCCACGTGCTGGTCGTCGTCGACGAGGCCTACCTGGAGTTCGTGCGCACCGACGACCCGGTCGACGGGATCGCGACGTACCGCCGCCACGACAACGTCGTCCTCACCCGCACCTTCTCCAAGGCCTACGGCCTCGCGGGCTTCCGCGTGGGGTACGCCGTCGCGCCGGCCCCGATCGCGGCGGCGCTGCGGGCGGTCTCCCTGCCGTTCGGCGTCTCGACGGTCGCCCAGGTCGCGGCGATCGCGAGCCTGGAGCGACGCGCCGAGCTGCTCGAGCGGGTCGAGGCGCTCGTCGCGGAGCGGACCCGCGTCGTCGAGGGCCTGCGCGAGCGCGGCTGGGACGTGCCCGACGCGCAGGGCAACTTCGTCTGGTTCGGGCTGGGGGAGCGCACGGCCGACTTCGCGCTGGCCGCCGACGAGCTCGGCATCGTGGTCCGGCCCTTCGCCGGGGAGGGCGCGCGGGTCTCGATCGGCGAGCCGGAGGCCAACGACCGGCTGCTCGACCTGGCCACGAGGTTCCCGCGGTGA
- a CDS encoding DUF7674 family protein, which yields MSDEYQAFIDAVLEAAPEVGDALRAQGEDTAPDLEIPVLWLGLVGRAVATCLPRMSPDVASRVFGTVEHHLAHGSESMSTAVATGFLESVAGAVSADRLAPDLLAGVLGPESRAYIDAWDQFTLGRSSLEGS from the coding sequence ATGAGCGACGAGTACCAGGCCTTCATCGACGCCGTCCTGGAAGCGGCACCCGAGGTCGGGGACGCGCTGCGGGCGCAGGGCGAGGACACCGCACCAGACCTGGAGATCCCGGTGCTGTGGCTGGGCCTTGTCGGCCGCGCGGTGGCGACGTGCCTGCCCCGCATGTCTCCCGACGTCGCGAGCCGCGTCTTCGGAACGGTCGAGCACCACCTGGCCCACGGGTCGGAGTCGATGAGCACCGCCGTGGCCACCGGTTTCCTCGAGTCCGTCGCCGGGGCCGTGTCGGCGGACCGTCTGGCGCCGGACCTGCTTGCCGGCGTGTTGGGACCGGAGTCCCGCGCGTACATCGACGCCTGGGACCAGTTCACCCTGGGCCGTTCCAGCCTGGAGGGCTCGTGA
- a CDS encoding VanZ family protein → MFPVGGVGVMLLGIVASAAVCLLLHLALRRRLGGFRAGSIAAFVWSLTVIGFITLIPANGAPGIVPAEGRLDSCSWDLGGPAPEGFWIFSGGQRLLNTVVFVPSGALFVLAAARSARGAFVVAPFGLAFLAACSVGIELTQLVLARLDRACDVTDVVDNVLGAAIGVGIGLVLALVLRPWRWR, encoded by the coding sequence GTGTTCCCGGTCGGTGGCGTGGGCGTGATGCTGCTGGGCATCGTCGCGTCCGCGGCCGTGTGCCTGCTGCTCCACCTGGCGCTGCGCCGCCGGCTCGGTGGGTTCCGCGCCGGCTCGATCGCGGCGTTCGTCTGGTCGCTGACGGTGATCGGCTTCATCACGCTCATCCCGGCCAACGGCGCGCCCGGCATCGTCCCCGCCGAGGGCCGGCTGGACTCGTGCTCGTGGGACCTCGGCGGGCCGGCGCCGGAGGGGTTCTGGATCTTCTCCGGCGGCCAGCGGCTGCTCAACACCGTGGTGTTCGTGCCCTCCGGGGCGCTGTTCGTGCTCGCGGCCGCCCGGAGCGCGCGCGGCGCCTTCGTGGTCGCGCCGTTCGGGCTGGCGTTCCTGGCGGCGTGCTCGGTCGGCATCGAGCTCACCCAGCTCGTCCTCGCCCGCCTCGACCGCGCCTGCGACGTCACCGACGTCGTCGACAACGTCCTCGGCGCCGCGATCGGCGTCGGGATCGGCCTGGTCCTCGCGCTGGTGCTGCGGCCCTGGCGCTGGCGCTAG
- a CDS encoding PH domain-containing protein, with product MDQQTTQPARRRVVRLPAGLPGPRVPWGRAVGTHLLIAVAVVLAGAGVWTAAPTGAWGAAVALEATALLLGGWALVLLGSTLTRSGRLLVEESPGRLGLPGSRPLGGLLLGLLVLSLLLPVTLLGARILGEPVGSSTFALVLAVLLLPLGLPVLVRVLAGRIHLPALVLDEAGVTWRGWSSETRLPWADLARVDLVADPGRRLVLRASAEEVSVPVGFLASDAALLAALVEACRTDRGRRAALGTDAALHGLGAGG from the coding sequence GTGGACCAGCAGACGACCCAGCCAGCCCGCCGGCGCGTGGTGCGCCTCCCCGCCGGCCTTCCCGGACCGCGGGTGCCGTGGGGGCGCGCGGTCGGCACGCACCTGCTCATCGCCGTGGCCGTCGTGCTCGCCGGGGCGGGGGTCTGGACGGCGGCGCCCACCGGCGCCTGGGGCGCGGCCGTGGCGCTCGAGGCCACGGCGCTGCTGCTCGGCGGCTGGGCGCTCGTGCTGCTCGGCTCGACGCTGACCCGGTCGGGTCGGCTGCTCGTCGAGGAGTCCCCCGGCCGGCTCGGCCTGCCCGGCTCGCGGCCGCTCGGAGGCCTCCTCCTCGGGCTCCTGGTCCTCAGCCTGCTGCTGCCGGTGACGCTGCTGGGCGCCCGGATCCTGGGCGAGCCCGTGGGCAGCTCCACCTTCGCGCTGGTGCTGGCCGTGCTGCTGCTCCCGCTCGGCCTGCCGGTGCTGGTCCGGGTGCTCGCCGGGCGCATCCACCTGCCCGCCCTGGTGCTCGACGAGGCGGGGGTGACCTGGCGGGGCTGGAGCAGCGAGACGCGGCTGCCGTGGGCCGACCTGGCGCGGGTCGACCTGGTGGCCGACCCGGGCCGCCGGCTCGTCCTCCGGGCCTCCGCCGAGGAGGTCTCGGTGCCCGTCGGCTTCCTCGCCTCCGACGCCGCGCTCCTCGCCGCGCTGGTCGAGGCGTGCCGCACCGACCGGGGGCGCCGGGCCGCCCTCGGCACCGACGCGGCGCTGCACGGTCTCGGAGCCGGCGGCTAG
- a CDS encoding SAV_915 family protein encodes MTTPADPTDPTAPRGDKPIPPVLYLPVRPGSTEEAPEVEMRRLADGRVALMVYTALDRLVGCCGPHQPWVLYRTDQLGELDRASPYDVVALDQPLPRELWHQATQGAGQS; translated from the coding sequence GTGACCACGCCAGCCGACCCGACCGACCCGACCGCCCCCCGGGGCGACAAGCCGATCCCGCCGGTGCTCTACCTGCCGGTCCGCCCCGGCTCGACCGAGGAGGCCCCCGAGGTCGAGATGCGCCGCCTCGCCGACGGGCGGGTGGCCCTCATGGTCTACACCGCCCTGGACCGGCTGGTCGGCTGCTGCGGCCCGCACCAGCCGTGGGTGCTCTACCGCACCGACCAGCTCGGCGAGCTCGACCGGGCCTCGCCCTACGACGTCGTCGCCCTCGACCAGCCGCTCCCGCGGGAGCTGTGGCACCAGGCGACCCAGGGGGCGGGGCAGTCATGA